A stretch of Mya arenaria isolate MELC-2E11 chromosome 14, ASM2691426v1 DNA encodes these proteins:
- the LOC128217224 gene encoding universal stress protein in QAH/OAS sulfhydrylase 3'region-like — translation MAEQQLDSKNHKRKVAFGIDESEHSEQALQWYFDNVMRPDDYVVLIHTPELYDFSMASPVVVDQLLKELTKKVTALENKYKEIVQKSKLTGKFRTGQGKPGEVVCKIAEEEKCELVVTGTRGFGTVRRTLLGSVSDYIIHHSHVPVLVVRTSTLHR, via the exons ATGGCAGAACAACAATTGGACAGTAAAAACCATAAAAGGAAGGTTGCCTTTGGTATTGACGAAAGTGAACATTCAGAACAGGCACTTCAAT GGTACTTTGACAACGTGATGCGGCCAGATGACTATGTCGTGCTTATACACACTCCAGAACTGTATGATTTCTCCATGGCCA GCCCGGTTGTTGTTGATCAGCTACTGAAGGAGCTAACAAAGAAAGTGACAGCTCTAGAGAACAAGTACAAGGAAATTGTACAGAAAAGTAAG CTGACAGGCAAGTTCCGGACTGGTCAAGGGAAGCCAGGCGAGGTTGTTTGCAAAATCGCAGAGGAAGAGAAGTGTGAGCTCGTGGTCACCGGCACGCGTGGATTCGGAACAGTCCGGAGAACATTGCTCGGCTCCGTCAGCGATTACATCATCCACCACTCGCACGTGCCCGTTCTCGTTGTTAGGACTAGCACCCTTCACCGATAG